From the SAR324 cluster bacterium genome, one window contains:
- a CDS encoding SDR family oxidoreductase produces MNKVMLVTGGSRGIGAAAVRLGAKHGYAVAINYEKQADVAQNLMDEINDGGGKAIIIQANVSVESEIIEMFNQVDQQLGTLTAFVNNAGIIQPPKPLVEMTRERLQELFDVNILGAVLCAREAVKRMSTRLGGSGGAIVNLSSAAAKMGGPNSFLDYAASKGAIDTFTNGLGQEVANEGIRVNGIRPGLIYTDIHASLGDPDRVKRLENVVPMKRGGLPGEVAEAIMWLLSPEASYVTASTLDVGGGR; encoded by the coding sequence ATGAACAAAGTCATGTTAGTTACAGGGGGAAGCAGAGGAATTGGTGCCGCAGCAGTCCGTCTGGGTGCCAAGCACGGCTATGCGGTTGCAATCAATTACGAGAAACAAGCAGATGTTGCGCAAAACTTGATGGATGAAATCAATGATGGAGGTGGAAAAGCGATCATCATTCAAGCGAATGTGAGCGTAGAATCAGAGATTATTGAGATGTTCAATCAGGTGGACCAGCAACTGGGGACTCTTACTGCATTCGTCAACAATGCTGGAATCATCCAACCTCCAAAACCACTTGTTGAAATGACAAGGGAGCGTTTGCAGGAACTTTTTGATGTGAATATTCTTGGTGCAGTACTGTGTGCGAGAGAAGCCGTCAAAAGAATGTCTACTCGATTAGGTGGTTCTGGAGGAGCTATCGTAAATCTTTCGTCCGCAGCAGCCAAGATGGGGGGGCCTAATTCATTTTTAGATTATGCAGCCAGCAAAGGAGCCATCGACACCTTTACAAATGGCTTGGGCCAGGAGGTCGCGAATGAGGGAATTCGAGTGAATGGGATCCGCCCAGGACTAATTTATACAGATATTCACGCAAGTTTGGGTGACCCAGATCGTGTGAAACGATTGGAAAACGTTGTTCCAATGAAACGAGGTGGACTACCAGGAGAAGTAGCAGAAGCTATCATGTGGTTATTATCCCCCGAAGCATCCTACGTCACCGCATCCACATTGGATGTCGGAGGTGGACGCTGA